In Streptomyces sp. NBC_00341, the DNA window CGCGAGGTGGCCATCGCCGTCGGGCACGGCCGTTCCAACGCCGAGATCGCCGCGGCACTCTATCTGAGCGTGGCCACCGTGAAGACCCAGGTGTCACGGATTCTGGCCAAGTTCGACTTCAACAACCGCGTCCAGATCGCCCTGCTGGTCCACGATGCGGGCCTGTTGGACGACGGCGACGGCCCCGGGCTGTCCTGAACTCTCCGTCGGCTCCTGACCTGGCGCCCTACGCTGAACGGGCCGGTCCGGGGGGCTGGACCGAGTCAGACCGGGAGGGTGGGCCCATGTCCGATGTCGAGGTAGACCTGCGCGGGGTCGCGGACTTCACCGCGAATCCGTACCCGTACTACGAGAAGATGCGCGCGGCGGGCCCGGTGCACTGCGCCAGGACCGACGAGTTCGACCGGGTGTGGCTCGTCGTCGGGTACGAGGAGGGGCGAGCCGTCCTGGCCGACCAGCGGTTCGGCAAGGACTGGCGGACGCTGCCCGGCCAGGCGGGCATGGAAGGCGATCCGATCAGGGCCAACATGCTGGAGCTGGACGCACCCGATCACACCCGACTGCGCAAGCTGGTCGCCCGGGAGTTCACGCCCCGCCGGATCGAGGCGATGCGGCCCCGCGTGCAGGAGATCACCGACGGACTGCTCGACGCGATGGCGCCCGCCGGGCAGGCGGATCTCGTGGACGCCCTCGCCTTCCCGCTGCCCATCACCGTCATCTGCGAACTCATCGGCGTGCCCGACCTGGACCGGGACGCCTTCCGTGCGCTGTCCACCGGCGTGGTCTCTCCGGTCAACGCGGCGGAGGAGGTCAGGGCGTTCCGCGCCATGAGCGCCTATCTCGCCGGGCTGATCGAGAACAAGCGCCGCTCGCCGTGCGACGACCTGATGAGCGCGCTGATCGCCGCGCGGTACGAGGACGAGGACGCGCTGTCGTCCGACGAACTGGTCGGCATGGCCTTCCTGTTGCTCGTCGCCGGTCATGAGACCACGGTCAACCTGATCTCCAACGGGATGCGGGCCCTGCTGGAGAATCCGGATCAACTGGCCGCCTTGCAAGCTGACTTCGGCCTGATCGACGGTGCGGTCGAGGAGATGCTCCGCTACGACGGACCGGTGGAGGCCGCCACCTTCAGGTTCGCCAGGGAGCCCGTCATGATCGGCTCCACCGCCATAGCGGCCGGTGACACGGTCCTGGTGATCCTCGCGGGCGCCGACCGCGACCCCGCCCGCTACCCGGAACCCGACCGCTTCGACATCCGCCGCGACACGCGGGGGCACCTGGCCTTCGGGCACGGGGTGCACTTCTGCCTGGGCGCGCCGCTGGCCCGGATGGAGGGCCGCATCGCGGTCCGGGCGCTGCTGGAGCGGTGCCCCGGACTCGAGCTCGATCCGGACGCCGGGGAAGCGGACTGGCTGCCCGGCATGCTGATCCGGGGGACG includes these proteins:
- a CDS encoding cytochrome P450; translated protein: MSDVEVDLRGVADFTANPYPYYEKMRAAGPVHCARTDEFDRVWLVVGYEEGRAVLADQRFGKDWRTLPGQAGMEGDPIRANMLELDAPDHTRLRKLVAREFTPRRIEAMRPRVQEITDGLLDAMAPAGQADLVDALAFPLPITVICELIGVPDLDRDAFRALSTGVVSPVNAAEEVRAFRAMSAYLAGLIENKRRSPCDDLMSALIAARYEDEDALSSDELVGMAFLLLVAGHETTVNLISNGMRALLENPDQLAALQADFGLIDGAVEEMLRYDGPVEAATFRFAREPVMIGSTAIAAGDTVLVILAGADRDPARYPEPDRFDIRRDTRGHLAFGHGVHFCLGAPLARMEGRIAVRALLERCPGLELDPDAGEADWLPGMLIRGTRKLPVRW